A window of Megalops cyprinoides isolate fMegCyp1 chromosome 13, fMegCyp1.pri, whole genome shotgun sequence genomic DNA:
ACAACACACCCCTTCACAACTAACCAGACAAAATCaagtattttaattttactgtaagGAGAAATTATATGGCTTTGTTTGAGGATTTATTTAGTGTCTAGATTTCACTGTGGTTCAGCTTTGCTCTGCAGAATGGTGATTGAAGGGTAGAGGTGTAAATCTCAAGAATCTGCATGACACAGGCCCTGTGAAAATAGTTTTCAAAGCAGTTGTCTTATCTCCCTTGTCTCATGTGGTGCATTGTGTGGTTCAATCAGCTTCTCCTGTGGAAAATAATCTGCCAGGTGTCCATTTTTCCATCAACTTTAAGCCAGCCTGCTGATAAGGATGCTGTTTTCTGTACCCCTACTTTTGGAAACTGTTGTGCAGTATATGGTGAACAGAGCTGAGACCTGGGGCCAGGAGCCTCAGGAGGAGCTCTGCCTCTTGCCCATGTTTCCTTATGGGGTCCTGCTAGCTGTGTCAGTGCCTGCTGGTCCTCTGGAAACAGGTTTAAAGCAAACGGAAGCACAGAACAACATTAGAATCCAGCTACAGCTGAATAGGTTCACCTCAGGTCCCATGGCTATATGCTTTCCAAAGCAGCAACACCAGAGATGCGGTTAccattcttttcatttacatccAAATCACATGCTGTCTTTAAGAAGATTTAAGGTTTAACCCACTCTTATAATGTGGTAAACCATGATTTAAGTGAATAGAGGTAGGTTTAAGACTATGAGTCCACAGGCAGAAGCCGCTCATGTTGTGACGTTGGCACCGCAAGCTGAGATGAAGTATGAGATTAGGCCAGAtggggtatttttttttgttgctttcacCTTTCCTCTACAATCAAGCACTAAATGCCACATGAGATGTGATGTTTCTACATAGTGCTTTATATAACTCATACTTCATTTTCACTTAAAGCTAATTGGTGTACAGCGCGTAATtgaaatgccattttgtttttcaggttcAGGTGTTTGGAAGTTTTAGCACTGGACTCTATTTACCAACAAGGTGAGCCTTTTTCACTCCTCAGGTTTGTGTGCTTGTTCATGAGGTTAATATGCATTGTTCTCCCTGGCATCTTATCTGAATACCCTTCTTGTACACCTGCTCGTGTAAACTCTGTTAGACTAAACAAAGGTTGTGGAGGGGATATCTAAGCTTTAAAGGACAAATGAAATGGTTATACACAGATAATATTGCTGTTGGCAGGTCTCTTTTTCCAGGATTAAGACTGTGTTGTAATTTTAGCAGTGCTGATCCTGatccctttctctgttttcccaAGACTTAAATTTGTCGTCACCATTGTACAACACGGGACACGTCAGTGGGATCAGTGTaattaatctgtgtgtgtatggcttcGCGGCTCGCTGGGACTCTGGACTGATCCCCCCCGTGCTCTGCTTTCAGTGATATCGATCTAGTGGTGTTTGGGAAGTGGGACAACCTGCCCCTGTGGACTTTGGAAGAAGCCCTGCGGAAGCGAAACGTGGCCGACGAGAATTCCATCAAAGTGCTGGACAAGGCCACGGTGGGTGCCGGTGGTGCTGCGAGTGTGCTGCCGAATACTGCGAATGTGGTTGTGCCCCGGGAAAGGGAGTGTGCATGGCATGtgagggcccccccccccactttgtatttagtactgtgtgtgtgtgttaacctTGTTTTCAGGTGCCTATCATCAAGCTCACGGATTTACACACCGAAGTCAAAGTGGACATCAGCTTCAACGTGCAGAACGGCGTCAAAGCGGCTGTCCTCATCAAAGAGTTCAAAAAGGTGAGGGAGGACACCCGGAGTATGGAGGGTGTGAAAACGAGCCTGTTTCAGAGCTGTCTGTTCGTGTGGTTTTGATATGTAATTAACAGAACTCGTAACAGGCTTTTTCTTGCAAAAGTAGCTGGGACAGCTGCTACTGCATATTCCGTCTTTCATGTCTCAAGTGGCCCAGGGATAGTATGCGTTGCACGTCTGCCATGCCCGAGTAGTGTGCACCTCAGTTCAGTGTGTTTCTTCAGTGCAGAACAGCTGCCTCTTTTCAGATTGTAAATGGCCAGCTGTTTTGTCCATGAGGTTCAGCAGGGACAGACATGCGCCAGATCCACCACTGAAAGAACACAAGGAGACGAatgactatgtgtgtgtctaaaaCATCGTCCACATGGGGGTGCTGACATCATGTCCGGTACTTGTCTTTGTGCAGAAATACCCTGTGCTTCCCTACTTGGTTCTGGTGCTGAAGCAGTTCCTGCTGCAGAGGGACCTGAATGAAGTGTTCACTGGAGGCATCGGGTCGTACAGCCTTTTCCTCATGGCCGTCAGCTTCCTGCAGGTGGGGTCAGGTTTTCGCTCTGAGTGGAGAAGCGAAAGAGATTAGATACTGCTCGATGAATAAGCAGTGTCAAAATCATTGTTTGCtatgtctgaaaatgtttacCTCATGGTGGTGTTACTTATGAAAAAGAGTACCCAGTGAGCCTTGTCATTTGGTGACAGCCTTCTGTCTGGGAGGAGAATTTCAGGTTAGAAAAACAGCACCCACTTACTTTAAGTCTTTATCTGTCCAGTAACATGACTTCCTTGAATTCAAGTGCAAGATTGCAAGATGCAACTTCGTTGACTTAAAAATAATCATGCAAACGTTTCATCTTTTATAACCCTTTTTGTAATAATATACTGGTAGTATTTATAGAGGGGGAGGGCCTGACAGTGCATGTTTTGTTGTTCTGTATTTTAGTTTGTGTAGGGTGGAGCTCTCTGATAGCTCTCATCATGACTACAAGGAACACAGAATTGGTGCCAGAGACATTTTTTATGCTGGTACAATAAAGAAGCAATtcaatgtattttgtgtatctAATGACTTGGATGCGTACAGTGTGTGATATGCGTGCAGAATTTGATACTTGAATCTAAACGATTGCCTGTCCCTCATCCCCCAGCTGCACTACAGAGAAGATGCCAGCAGCCCCAACACCAACATCGGGGTTCTGTTGATAGAATTCTTTGAGCTATATGGGAGACATTTCAACTACCTGAAGACGGGGATCCGGATAAAAGATGGCGGATGCTATGTGGCCAAAGATGAGGTGCAGAAGAACATGGTAGATGGCTATCGCCCCTCAATGCTCTACATTGAAGATCCCCTGCAGCCAGGCAAGTGGTTCCCTACCAAGCTGCTCAGACCATTGGCAATAACTGAGAAGAAAGGCGTACATTGTATGCTAATCTCAGAGCAAAGCTTTAATTGTCTTGGATAAGGCTGCCAAAAATCTAGACACTTTGATACTACCAAGATTCTATATTTCAAAAAAGCTTCATTATGCATTTAATAGCACTGAAATGGCAAAAGTATTGGAGCTATCTGTTCTTGTTTGATGAAAATTCCATCCTTGCATTCTTGTAACAATCGTAGTCAATCAATAGCAAAAACCTTCCCTTTATGTCCATACACTGCCACCATACACAGACCTCACACTTCAGTGCTGATTGAAAATCAGATTGGCTAACCACAATTCTGACTTTGATTACAATAAAATTCTCTTATTTGGAgttcagatgtgtttttgcttttttttgctgtggtaTTGAGAAGgtattgaatattttgaaaCTGATCTGATTTCACATTGTTCAAAACTCTAATATTGTAACAACCCTAGTTTTGGATCTTGTCAGCACCATATACCAGTGTTTAAACCAAACCAATTTGTGGACAAGGTTTAGGTGTAATTCCACCgcccccccctttttctctgcGACTTCTTGCATCTGCAACTAACCGTGCATCTGCATTTCTCCCTGTGCAGGCAATGATGTTGGCCGCAGCTCATACGGTGCCATGCAAGTGAAACAGGCTTTCGACTATGCCTACGTAGTGCTTAGCCACGCGGTGTCCCCCATTGCCAAATACTATCCCAACAAtgagtcagagaggtgagacacCGGGGTATTGTGTGGTAAAGGAATATTGTCATTatcaactattttttttttttaaacatcccTACtctttgtactttttaaaaattaaaccaaCATCTCTGCTTTGTTAACAGCATACTTGGCCGTATTATCCGAGTAACCCAGGAAGTGGCAGAATACAGGGACTGGATCACTAAACACTGGGGGGCCCAGTCTCAAAACGACCCCTCCTTTAATGGTATGAAATCTTGACATTTTTGAAGAATCTGGAAATACAAACTATTACTGTCCCTGTGAGGAAAAGAGCAGATCTTCACTcaatctctgtgtttttgctcCGCTGCAGAGAATGACTTGACGTTGCTTGTGGAGCCGCGGCAGCTGGACAAGTGCAACAACAACTTGTCTAAGGAAGTGGTGGTGCTGCCCAAGGTCTCCCGCAGCAACCACTCCTCCAACTCCTCGTCCCCGCCCCCTTCCtcgccttcctcttcctcctcctcggcTTCATCACCCTCCTCCACAGCCTCCAGCTCCAGTGACGCTGTGAGTAGTGCCCCTTTCTCACCTCAGAGCTCTTTCCACCTCGATCCCACCACTTGTTTACCAGACTTccacctccacacactcacccacacgcCTCCTTTACCCATGGACTGATCTACATGCCTTCTCCACCCTCATACTAGCTCTTGTTTTTAGCTTGCTTGTATGGTTGCAGAGACGATGCCTAGACCTGTGGCCACACTGtatgttttataattattttttataaattatatttattacaattaGGTATACATATTGTTGTGGACTCAGTGAGAGTAATTGCATGACCAGTTGTATTCAATACTTTTGAATTGACTTTAATccttacatttttcatcattacatttttctgattGGGGGTTTTGCTTTCCCCAGGACTCTGATGGAACCCCCTGTAAAACGGTGAAGCAGCTGGCTGGGCGGGGCTCtagctcacacagagagacctcCGGGGGTGCgtccacacacagagcacagggcCACTCTCACAGCAGCCCCACCAGCAACATCAACAAGAGCAAGGTAGGGGACCCCAGACCAGGGATGGAGTGTTTCAGCATGCTCATTTGGACATTTTCAGCTGACATGAGAGTTAAGTTTGAGGTCCATGAAGCAGAACTGGaagttttgactttttttgttggaaaaaaaatcactaccaaaaaccttttttattacatttacatattgtcatttagccatTTATCACAGGCTTATTCAGTGGCCTACAAAAAGTACAACTAAGTGCATTATGTTTAAACTTGATAGCCGTTAGCCCTTTGTACAAAACATATCCTTATATTCCCATAAATCAATCGTTCCCCTTTTAAACTAAAGAGACTTCACTTTGCTGTTTTCCAAGACAAACCAGGTTGGTGATAGAGGCAATAACCTGAAGTTTTGTCGTGTTGTTAGATTAATTAGAagcaatgtttctgtttttcagacaggaaacagacaATTTCGCCCTACTAGCAAAAGTGCTCAGGGACAGCAGAGTGCCTCCGCCACCAGCAAGGCCCACCAAAGCAACAAGCCACATCACCAGGGCAATGGCAAGAAGAGGAAACCCCAGCGTGAGGCTGTGCATACAAACCTCTGCAGATAGGGGGCGCCGCCACCTCCATATGACTGCCAACCTGTCCTAAATCTGCTGCAGGACCCTTTCTTATGGGATTGTTGGTAGTAGTAAGCATTTTTATTAAGGGATGCtattttgtaactgaaaggaacaaaaacatagACAAAGGGCACACGTTCCTTGATTTGAACTGAGATAATGAAAGACCTTTGTTTTTATGACACACACTGCCCTTCTGTGGAGCTTCTCCCAACCTCATCAACTAGTCTTATGCCACTGCAGGGCGCCCCCtggtgtctgagaggagcagagCATGGCTCCTGGAAACAGAATCCCTGGAATTCTGAACCCCTACAATCAACTACAgcaagaaacacaaagaaaaaaaaatacaaaatgcaaaaaataacaaaaaagtattaaactgaaaaaatgtatttatgaaaaatttataaagtaaaaatgaaaaaaaaagtataaggATATACATTATGCATGAAGATTGTCTTTATTGATGAAAAGAGAGGATTTTTGTatctgtgtatacatatatagatagatatatagatacaCAGATAATGTAATGATCTGTTGCAAAACTACAAAGCAAAATGTGGAAACAAGCCTCAAAatcaaaatgggaaaataaaggTTTTGTATTACTTATTACCGGATGTTCTAATGTGGGACAAAAGAGTGCGTTTTCACTGCTGGTTGACAAAGCCAAGTGGAGGTTCTATTGCCAACAACAATCATCAGCATCTATTGTACCTGGCTGCTGTGACCACCTGTGTAAGCACAAGCAGCAGGCCAAATCGCTCACAGAGCCCAACAGATTCACAGAAAATggttctgtttttaaatcatgatACTGTACGAGTGATTTAGAGGCTTACAATAGGAAAGTGTTAGTAGGgatatggcaaaaaaaaagaaaaaaacttgcatttttttctcttgtgaGAATAGTCAGTACCTTTTCCCCATGTTTTAccaattacaaaataatttgtatttgttaatgtatttattttttattatatcagaggtgtgcgtgcgtgcgtgcgtgtgtatgtgtgtttatgtgtgtatagatatacatacacaatataAATATGTCAAAGTCCATATCTTTGTATGCTACTTGATTGATAGCTGGGATATGGGGGAGTGAAAACTGTCAGTTACAGAGCAAACACCATCTCAGTGTTTGTCTTtcaatgtctcttttttttccctttaagtGACCGTTGTGTTCAAGTGACCAAGTTACTTAAGAAAGTTGAGTGACCATTTTGTAGtcataatatgaaaatatctgTTTGCACCTGGAGCATCTACTTTAAAAGGGAGCTGGATTTTGGTTGTTAGCATCATAATTTTTATTCAGTGGCCTGAAGTACAAATTTAAATCTCTCATCTCAGTATGGGACTCACTGCATCTAACCTGTAGATGGCAGTATAACacaatggacaaaaaaaaacacacatttaactGTTGCCACATTATTACTGTTAAAGTATATAATCACAATGAAACTGATCTGCTTGACTTGTAGTTACTTCAGATTATTAAATACATGCAATAAAGTCAAAAGGACAATTACTGAATAACtggtacatttattttatatcacctgtgatttttttgtctccaACAGTTGAAACATGTCATGAGGTGTATTTTTTATACAGCAGTTTATTAACAGTAGTCATAAGCAGTTTGGGAGGACCTTATATATTGTGACACCGTGTCACCTTGTATCTGTGAAAGTTTACAAAATATGCTAGTGACCACTGATTTGTTCCTTTCTATAGCTTCAagacagatttaaaatatacaCCTAAATATACATCTGATATCTGAAAGCTGACCTAGGCAAAACTGCTGTGGAATTGCCAGAATTTCACCTGCCCAATATTTTTTTGTGCCATTAACAATGCTATTCCAGTCTGTAAAGTGCTATCTATGACCATGGCCAAGCTTAACAATACAACCACAGTGAATTGAATCACCCAAACTCACACTCTGTAGgctcatttttgtatttatattggAGAATTAAATGGGTCCATCTgtctttgggtgtgtgtgtgtggggggggggggggggtgtacactTACATCAAGGAGTTATGTTTATTGTATGATTTGTTGAATGCACCTCTTGATTGaagtgataaaataaataggTACATGCAAATGAATAGGCTTTGAATCCTCAACATTTAAAGAACTGATTTTGCTcataaatattgatatttgtgTTTGCAGCTGTCATTCCCCTTCATTGTTTTTACCCATTACTAATGAAGGAAATGTTTACACTGAGGGGCGCTAGTGATTAGAATAAGATGGCAGCTTATGCCGCTGTATGTAATATGAAATAAGAATGTGGGATCACTGTATCTCCCCGGTTTTTGTCCTCCACTTTGAATGTATTCATCTGTCTATTATAATAGGTGCATTCATTTCTTCAGTATTGTTGCTGCTAAAGATGACTACTCCTTATCTTATTGAATATAAAGACAATGATGCATGTTTTCACTTGTTCTTtgaggggtaaaaaaaaaatgtttgtttaaaatgatggtTATTCAATGTTATCAAATTtatgcacaaaaatattttttgcttcatttcatAAACACCTACAGTAAATTGTCAAACCTGTGCAATTTTGGCTTGAATGAGTGACTAAACTATACCAGCATTTGATGAGTGGGTTGTTCCCAACATGTGATTGGATACATACTTATCCACGTAGGACTTGAACTGCTGTATTCAGGACACAAGTAAAaattaaaggaaagaaaaatccaTCATGAAAAATTCACTTCAACCGCAGCATAATTTTTTTAGACAAAACTCAGCTTGTTTATTAAATATTGGGAACAGTTGAACTGTCCTTTTTCTTTGTGGTTTCCTTGTATGTatcactgtctgcctgtcatCTTTGCATTCTAGTTGTATTTTTGGAGGATACAAAGATCTTTTGCAAACTATATTTTTTGTGAGTATTTGAATTAATAAAACTTTGATTTAAGTGTTGAAGCCCTGTGGGTTACATGGATTTAAAATCAAAAGGAACTTAAAATTGTATCTTTCGATATTAAAAAGcactttaatattaaatattttgcagtgtgttatgtcttacatatttcaaaaaggGTAAATTACTCCCAACAATTGAACCAACATTTTTGGACAGTAATATTTCCTGTGTTGATAATACACATCAAATgataatttgaaattaatggaATTACTGATTTTTCTTGCCATTGTAATTGATTTGTTGTCTGATGGCACAGGATAATATTCAGTTGACATTGCTTAGACATTTCCTTTACACATCTTCAAAAATATGGCACATTTCAGTATTATAAATGAAAGGAACTCAACCTAGTGATAATATTAATAGCTTATCAGTGCCttttacaatatgttttttttgcatcttttaGTTTCTTTCATGAAAGGCCTGCACTGCAGCATTATTGAAGTAACAATATTCACCTGCAATTTACTACAATCAACCAATGAAAAGCATAGAGAAGCATTTTTCTAACATGATTCTGTTTAGCCTAAATCAGGAGCGTAATGCACACACGTGTAGTCTATCTTACGAACTTTCGcagtaatgttttaatgctACAAAGAGGAAATTGCATTGTGATATTTAGACGCCACAGTTTAATGAATTTAGACCACGTGCTCGTAGCAGCTGTGGCTTTTTACGTGCATGCTCATCGTAAAGCCCGGTTACTGTGCTGATCGTTTCCGCAAATGAACAGCACTCTTCTGCACCCCATAGTGTACGCTGCGCGCTTGTCAGTTggacagggaaggagaggacTAACTAACGGAACAATATAGAAAATAGAAATTGACATTTGTCGAAAAAGTATAGTGACTGAAAACATGAGACATTTTCAGTGAAACGctctttttttaagttttacagAGCCAGCATACATTGTGGACACAGGATAAATTACACGGCAAGATATCTTGGCACGCACGTACTGGTGAGCGTTTGAAAATCATGTTTTGTTCTTCGGACGCGTAAGTTAAATTGTACAGAGCAGATCTGAAAGGTTCATTTTCAACCAAGAGCAGATCCTGCATAGTCTACCAATACCCAATACTTAAGAGTTTGTATTCATCCATTGCTGTGACAGTTAGCTATCTCAATAGCATGAGCATTTTTGTAATACATTCTGAGCTGTGAAGTAATCTGACATGATCATCCCCATCTAAAATCACTGTAAAGCTTAGTTGTGGTAATAGTGATGGTGCCTCTAATGAACTACTACTGTTACTGGCActacaactaataataatatttgttgCCTATAATTAGCGAGTTCAGATGGAGAGCAGCATGGCCCTTCAATAGGAATAGCATCAGTAAGCAACTGTGCGCTCATAGAGAATTGCCTCACAGATCACCGAATTGAATTGAATCACAGTCGCTAAATTCCAGGGACACGTTTCGTTTAAGAGGAAATGCTTGAATAGGAAAGAAAGTTCTTGATTGAGGTTAATGCTATGAACAACTGTGTTTCGTTTTAAATTGGAAGTAGTCACGATTATGCCATTACCGTGAATGGTATTTAGATTAAATATATCCGAACCGTAAAAATCCCGATTATTGACGCTGATAATACAAAATAGGGAATGGTGTCGGCTAAAGGATACGTTGCGAAAGGCTACCTTGTTACAACTGACATGCAAACTCGTCACCAATACTTTTGGTGAAATTGATCTACTGATCTACTCAGGTTGACATAGATGTGCAAACCGTTCGCCTAATTCATAGATAATTCGGCGCACGCCGTCCAACCACGAAGTATGTAGGCTACCAAGTAATAAACTGAATGTTGTTAAAACTACATTTCTGTCTCTCGAAATgaatatattgaaattatatgCTTCAGGGCTTTGCAAAatgcttttatattttgtggAAAGTGTATTAGGTAACTAGCGACATGATGCGCTTCCTACTTCCCTTATCTTTAAGTTTTCGAAAGCTAGTGAACAGACTGTTGACACATTTAAGACGTCGTCTTGTAAAAGCATAAAattgtttactgtattttactttTGCTGTAGCATTTggcaaggaaataaaaatacaatggaaGTGCGCCTTACTTTGAGTTTTATACAGAAAACGTGTTACAGAAAACCAATCGTGACGGGAAGTTGCAGTGCTTGTACAATTATTTTGAGCCATAGCGTTGGTCACATGATGTCTGTTTGAACTTTTGAATTCATGAACAATCATTGCGACTTTTTACTGAATAAAAGTACACGTCTGATGAACCTTACACTGCCTGTCTGAGCTAGTGCCCCATATATGCTAATGTAACAATGTGTGCTTTGAGCATGTAGCCTCCGGGAAAACTAATTTACGACATCAGAATTAATAACAAACCACActgtgcatctttttttttttttttttttttttttttagataaagaTAAATAAGAAATTCATCTGTAGAAAATATGCCTCGCTTTGCGGTGTGCTTTGGGGGCTATAATATATTGTGAGCACCTTGTGAATGGGAagcattaaacaaaataaaattccaaATGAGGGATacattatgattttaaaatgctgtgccAATATCATTGTAACAACTTTGTGCATCCATGGGTGGTAGCATTTGGATCActtttatgtaaatgttgtgGCTCTGTTCTAACATGTTATGGCAGTCTTTCTCTCATCATGTATATGGGTATTTATTCAGTGGATGAACAGTCAGTAGTGacaaaagcatttatttatagGATTGTTGACATTTTATATGTGACTGGCTGGCTGGGTGGTGGTTGGATTGCTCGATGAAACTAATATTATTATATCTAGTTCTTTGACAGAACTCCAATGAAATTTTCCAAAGGAAAGGACAACCAAATTACAAGACGTGCTTCTGC
This region includes:
- the tent4b gene encoding terminal nucleotidyltransferase 4B; its protein translation is MDPRISWFQPEQLGPANSLWMQIWETTQGLGNLYFNNNYSTGSGTSSPKQNSNGGTINVITPTKTGAASAGTSESTNQGMSNSRTQTEIVEQRDFIPLETNNNHNNRAVGMGGGGGVVGGGGVLGGWRGGSDNGHRNKRKRDNKASTFGFNSSLLLNSPGADEVGGGGGYTGTPWKARNYSDGILGLHEEIKDFYEYMSPRPEEERMRMEVVERIEGVIKDLWPSADVQVFGSFSTGLYLPTSDIDLVVFGKWDNLPLWTLEEALRKRNVADENSIKVLDKATVPIIKLTDLHTEVKVDISFNVQNGVKAAVLIKEFKKKYPVLPYLVLVLKQFLLQRDLNEVFTGGIGSYSLFLMAVSFLQLHYREDASSPNTNIGVLLIEFFELYGRHFNYLKTGIRIKDGGCYVAKDEVQKNMVDGYRPSMLYIEDPLQPGNDVGRSSYGAMQVKQAFDYAYVVLSHAVSPIAKYYPNNESESILGRIIRVTQEVAEYRDWITKHWGAQSQNDPSFNENDLTLLVEPRQLDKCNNNLSKEVVVLPKVSRSNHSSNSSSPPPSSPSSSSSSASSPSSTASSSSDADSDGTPCKTVKQLAGRGSSSHRETSGGASTHRAQGHSHSSPTSNINKSKTGNRQFRPTSKSAQGQQSASATSKAHQSNKPHHQGNGKKRKPQREAVHTNLCR